From the Salvelinus fontinalis isolate EN_2023a chromosome 21, ASM2944872v1, whole genome shotgun sequence genome, the window CATCAATAAGCATCAGGCGAAATAAAggtatacacatacagtatataaacagctGGCTTCCGTTATTTGACATGAAATGACTATCCGCTGCCTTATACCTTATTACACAAAGAACGGTATGCAGACTTGTCATGGATTATCAATTTTTCAAAGAGAATATATAGCTAATGCTTACAGCTTACAGTTTGCTAGGTTATTTAACCCTTAAAATGTATAAATGCCTTCATACTGTATTAACCTGTCCTTTTACATATTTGCAATATTTTGTTTATTGACAAAGCATATTCACTGAAATAAAAGGATGATATCTGGTCTGCCCTAATGCGACTAAAAAGGTTTAACTTAGTAAAGAATGGCAGTTTCAGATATAGCCTTTGTTCCCTTAGAGTAAAATAAAGGCCTCTTTGTCACCAGAAGATGGATTCATTTTTTTCTTATACTCTTTTTATGCTATTTTAGGAAATGACAGACATGCTGGAACAAATATGGTACAGTCTTTAAAGTGGTTTCCATGAATCTTCTTCTTTATCCAACTAAAAGGCTTCATCAATGTTTTGGAGATCTCTTTAACAATTACACTTACAAAGTTGTTAATATTACATCAAAAGGCAGAACAAAAAGGtccaaaaagaaaaaaaagagagaactaaataaaaaggaatattcccaaacagttctacttttaGTATCTGTTTGATCttctttttgtttgtttgtttgtttactgtaTCTCAGCAGAGTTTGGTAGTCAGGTGATCTGATTGTTTCAGTATCTCTGTGTTGTACATGTCCAAGGCGTGATTGACCCGAATCATCTCGCTGTTGTTCAGCTTGAGCCTGTGCTTCAGCATACAGGAAAACAGGTCCAGCTGGGGTTTCCCGGGCGCCACTGGAGGGGCCAGGCGGTTAATCCGCTCCCTAATGTCCAGTAGCAAGAGcatgacagaggaggaggagtaaaacTGAGTCCCCTGTGTGTATGACTGGTTCACCTGCTGCACGGCGCTGCGGAGCAGGTCGGCGTTGAAGCGCAGGCTGTAACCAAACACCTGGATGTCGGAGATCTTGATGTAGATCTGGCGCTTGTTGGGATCGGACAAATCAACGGGGCCGTGGCCCGTATCGTTGCGCAGCCCGGTGGGCACCTTGGCTCGGCTTCGTAGGTAGATGTGCACTGTCTCAAAGAACGTCTTCCACCGGTTGCCTAGCAGCAGGGTCCAGTTGAAGCACTGGGAGTTCCCCAGCCTTGTTTTCTCCCAGCGCGGGTAGCCGTGCTCACCAAAGGGCATGCTCCAACCCTCCGAGTGGCTGCCGCTGAACGGGTTAACGTAAACAAAGAACATGGGGTCGATGCTGCTGTTGCGCATCTGGCAGATCTTCATGGACAGCCCGTTAATCATGTGGAGGTAGTCCATCCGGTTCTTGTTGCTCTTCAGGGTCAGGGACATGCGCTTGCGCCACCGTGGGTCGAAGAATGTCTCCAGGCGGATCTCGTTGCTTATGAAGGTAGTGTGGATGTAGAGACGCGAGTCCATCTTCTGGAGCAAGTACTTGAGCTCCAGGTCCTGGAAGTCCAGGTCGGTCTCGAAGCTGATGAACTGCTCGCTGCGCTCAGAGTCCACGTTCTGGGGCTCACAGCGGCCTCTGTACAGCTTGTAGCCCTTATTGCAGGAGCCGCACTGTGAGATGTTGGCCAGGCTGCACATGGCACAGCTGTTGTTGCCCCCGATGATACATGGGATGGGTCTCTGGCATAGGGTGACACCCGTGTGGCACACGCACGTCCTCTGGCTCTCCAGGAAGGTCCCCCAGAAACCATTCTCATTGCAGTAGAGGAAGGACTGGACCCTGTTTAGCCACTGCATCACAGACCTGGAGAatggatagagagaaagataatGGAAGTAAGTGGAAAGAAAGAACGAACGAAAGAAAGGAGGAGAACAAGAAACAGAaaggaaaggaggagaagaagaaacagAGTGTCAGAGCCAGTGTGAGCGACAGGGAAAATACAACAATGGGGAGGGGAGATACAGGGATAAAACAAATGCACCATTATTAATGGCTGTTTAGCAAGCACAAACTCAGTGTTAAAGTCTGAGGATTAAATTCCACTGTCACTGCCACAGCCTGGTACAGTTTGTAAGGGTGTAGTCAGTGGAGGGGATAATGTATTCCTCAAAGACGGAGTTCCTTTATTTCCTTCATGTGGGATGGCAGCATTATTTCCTATGCAAACCGCGTCTCTTATTCTCCCTCAGGCATCCCTTTCTGTCAACTTGACAGTACTGAAACGCTCTACTGGGAGACTGTGAGATGAGGGTGAATCCAGAATCCTGATTTCTAGGAGAGGATTGAGAGAATGAGCTAAAGGTTAGCCTGATATGCTAATGAACCGGCATGGTAACGACGACGGATGACCCAGTGCTTGAAAAGCCAGAGAGCTCAAAGCCATCCCAAAATGAACCATGGGTAGGGCATgggtaggggagagaggaaaCACTCTTCAGACTCAAACTACTTTTTCTCCTCTGAGATGTGAAATAGGTTGAAGGATATGAGGATTTGAGGATTAATGTACAATTATAATCAGACAGATTCCAAAAAGTGAAAACTGCTTTAGCTGTATGGATACATGATTGGAAAGTTTTACTTTGAGTTAGCAATGATTCTGAACAAATTAAGTTCAGATCtgagaaaatatattttaatccaTTTAACATTTTCATCTTTGCATTGTCTTTACTTAGCAATTCTTGCATCAACCTGAATCCATTACTTTGTGAACACTGATTAAACTGACAAGAAGCAGATGTACTTATAAGGCAGTCTTCAAAATGTCTGCATATATTTTCAGTCCTACCCTGATAAGTCCCTTTCTCTTTGTGTTCCCCTTAACTCAGGAGTATCCAAGGATAAGAGTAACATTGTGAAATAACAAAGACAAGGCTGAATGCTTGTCCCGCAACATTGACCCTATTATACACTTTGAGAAAGTAATGCGTTTGTTGATGGCCACAAATTCATCCCACTCTTATCTCTACAGGACATAAAGACAAAGGCAATGGCCATTGTGTTGGAATGAAAAATAGGTTCCATTGCTCTTGGAAGAGCATCTTGAATCTTGAGAGGAATCTTGAATGTTGCACAGAGGAGATTGATAAATGTACCATGACTAAACAAACGAAGTTGACAGACACAACATATAGACAGGTTTTCAATGATGTTTGTAATAAGGATAAACTGTACAGAACACCATTTTGACAAACTTGTCTCCAAAGCTTCCGAGAACACAATACACTAAGAAAAAAAGGTTATATTGAGAAACTAAAAGGGTTAttcgactgtccccataggagaaccctttgaagaaccatttttggttcccgGTATAActgttttgggttccatgtagaaccatttccacagagggttctacatggaacccaaaagggttctccaaagaatcaaaaagggttctcctatggggaaaacccttttcttctaagagtgtagtccTCTCGCATTGACGCAAAACTTGAGGTATAAGACCCTAGTCTTCCTTTTCCCTGCAATCAGGTACTTATTGGACTATTGAGAAATATTTTGCTGCATAATCTACGGATTCTATGCATTATCACAAATGaaaaaacaaaatacatttaaaagatTTTGCGGACGTTTACGCCACAAAGATTGAACCATTCCTATTAGTTATATTATCTATTCATTTACATACGAGAGGCAGGCATACTCATATTATTCCATATATCCCCCTTGAATTCATTGTCAATAACTggagttttgtgtgtgtgtggtcggtgACGTTTAAGATTACGGAGgcggttttttgggggggagcatGGCCATATTTCTATTACAGGATATTGGacgactgtcattcatattccattcacccagctcaatgtaacatcgatatgtTTATGCTACTACACGATTctcacattttccctatacccatcatgaggttgctacaacttaGGCTACGAATTAAAGTTTACAATGCAGGTGAATAAGTCAAGAGAAACATTTTAGAAATCaaagtgacagacagtgacacattcaataccacattgtacactcttgcctgcatctactagctgatctagggtgtattCATTAAtccaaacagttgcaaacaagagtttctattggacaaatttgtTTAACCTCGTTTCATTCCGTTTGCTTccctttaagaaatgtttttcaacagaatttgtcgcaatgaatacacccctgatagcccacacacagttcactttcatagcagccacatacaaacagcatgatcactttgctcgttgtatgattccttctcgcatctacgcgctgtcctcctctcaccttttcccttcgcttgtgaagttcagtgcacaacacaacagctgtcttTTACCAGgcaaaaaaacctttccaagccaagccttcatatcataaccacaAAACGCTATACACatcctacattgttgtcaccatattagctaactctgagtcaacatagctactagataCATTCTTGCAGTATAGTGTACAGCCAGTTACACTGTCaggccccagtggcaataaattaaaaCAACCAAAAGATTACCTTGACATGGAAAAGTTCCAGTTttggatagccttagccagctggctaacttagcattcctctctgtttgaggcagatgtttgagtaggctaaactagctaactgcattcgctagctaagtaagtgaaagtgaaacaaATGCAACaaaatacatctctctctcttgcttctcctttatctttgaagaaattaatttgttcaaaactgttcaattattttctttctctctctttgagtcaactactaaCCACATTTCAtgtactgcagtgctagctaactgtagcttatgctttcagtactagattcattctctgatactttgattgggtggacaacatgtcagttcatgctgcaagagttcTGATAGGTTGGAAAACATCCTCCGGAActcgtcataattactgtgtaattcTATGGAAGGGGGCGAGAACCATGATCCTCATAGGTTTTGTATTGGAATCAATATACCcagaggacggaaactagctgtcctctggctacaccattgTGCTATCCTACAGAGTGCTGATGagtctactgtagaccttcattgcaaaacagtttgtttaatcaattatttggtgatgtgaatatatttagtctatttttatttttaaaagtttgctttttaatgtttcactatttgtatttttatgaaattcactgggAGGATGATCCTccgcttcctcctctgaggagcctgcACTGTCTGAAATGTTGGGCTAAAATATGTTCCATCAAATAACTGCTTTCCACAATATGCAGTTTGAGAGCATCGTGCTGGTAGTTGTATCTTTCCTTATTCATTTCCCTCCAAAACAAGTGACTGGGTTGAGTTTGCCACAGGGGATGAGTTAGAAATTAGTGGGAATGAATGCTGTTTGTTTTCGCGAATCACAGCACAATCTCAGTGTTTGTAATGGGGCATTAGACAGCTCACAAGTCCCCTTCTGTGTGGGGGAATGagtgaagaaagagagaaggataaaATGAGAGAAATACAAGAGGTACAGGAGGTACagcatagagagagaaagacagatacagagagggatATATATTTGACGATACTGATGATTGAATGAGATAATTTTCCGATTGGTGCAGTACATTGGAGGACAAAAATAGCCTGTGATTTCATTACTGATAGAAGTTCTTATGTAAGGGAGTTATTATGTACCAgatatacactacatatacataagtatatggacaccccttcaaattagtggatttggctatttcagtcacacctgtttctgacaggtgtataaaatcgagcacccagccatgcaatctccataaacaaacattggcagtagaatgtccttactgaagagctcagtgattttcaacatagcaccatcataggatgccagctGTCCAactagtcagtttgtcaaatttctgccctgctagagctgccccgatcaactgtaaatgctgttattgtgaagtgaaaactttggctggagtgatgtaaagctcaccgccattggactctggagcagtggaaacacgttctctggagtgatgaatcacgcttcaccatctggcaatctgatgaacgaatctgggtttggcggatatcaggagaacgctacctgcccaaattcATAGTGCCAGCTATACattttggaggaggaggaataatggtctggggctgtttttcatggttcgggctaggccacttagttccagtgagggaaaatcttaatgctacagcatacaatgacaatctAGACGATTTTGTaaaaagccctttcctgtttcagcatgacaatgccccccatgcacaaagtgaggtccatacagaaatggtaaaCATGCTAAAGTCTGTCTAATAATAATTACTTTGATACACAGACACAGATGCCGATTACTTGGTTGGGAGCTACTTGATATTGGTCACCATTAAAAACATATAGTTTTTGCCTCGTAACACATCTCATGTTTGTCTAATGTGAGCTCATTCCACCTCCAGTCTAACAGCTCCAGGCTGATGAGGTCCCGTGTGGCTTATGATACCAGCGTTGTGGGTTTGAGTCCCACAGTGGCCCAGTATGGAAATGCATGCACTTAATATTGTAAGTTGCTTttgataagagcttctgctaaatgacttaaatgacaAATGACTGCAATTAGAGCTAGCCATCACTGAGGGACAGAGACTTATCTGAGGCCTTTCATATGTAGAGACGGACGCCACGCTTTGGTTGCTCATTTAATTACAGTCGGTTCATTGATGGAATAACACATTTATCTTAGAGATATGGCGTATGTGTCCCTGAAATGGTAACCAGGCTTAAATACGCAAACACCATCCTTCACTGTAGCTCAAGCTTAAGCCTATGAAAATATGACTTACGCACATGGCTCATGGTTGTATAGTCATTTGTTTATGCAGAGGGCCATGAGTCTTTCTTGACCATGTGATCTGACCAGGAAAAACGTAGTGGCTCACAGTAAAACACAAAATCTCATGATCCTAGTTCTGCAGTACATCCAGTACCATAGCATGCTAAAAATAAACTGACAATGAAGCTCTACTCTGTGCTGCTTTGAATATTCCACTCATTATCCCTGCAAAAACACCATCAATGTTTAAAAGGGTACGGTGCAGCTATGCGTGTAGATTGCCTGTGGATTGTGTAACAGTGATTATTGGTAGAgatttaaaacctctacaggatcggtgtcccctctgcgggacggttgagctaacgtaggctaatgtgattagcatgaggttgtaagtaacaagaacatttcccaggacatagacatatctgatatgggcagaaagcttagaTTCTTTTTAATTTAACTTCACTGTCCaaattacagtagctattacagtgaaataataccatgttattgtttgaggagagtgcacattaatgaacttgaaaatgtattaataaaccagttaggcacatttgggcagtcttgatacaacattttgaacagaaattcaatggttcattggattagtctaaaactttgcacatacactgttgccatctagtggctaAAATCTAAATTCCACCTAGATTCCTAAGTCATGtattggcctttctcttgcatttcaaagacgcatgtttttttcttaatttgatcttttaccagatctaatgtgcttTATTcccctacattaatttcacatttccacaaacttcaaagtgtttcctttcaaacgctatcaaaaatatgcatatccttgcttcaggtcctgagctacaggcagttagatttgggtatgtcattttaggcgaaaattgaaaaaaagggtcagaTCTTTAAGATTATTAATTAGACTGTAGGGAGCAGACAGAGGTCAAGCCACAACCATCAAAGTCCTCCCTGGGTTTCCCCCTGCAGGTCTGGAGCCAAGTAGCCTTCCACAGTAGGGTCAAACTGTGGAGAAACCTCCTCCAAACCTGGAGAGACTGGACTAATATTGTTACTGCAGTTGTCCAAGGCTCTCCACTACCGGAGTCCGAGGGGGACTACAGCAGCCTTGCTCCCTATTATTATGGACTTGTGTCCCGTCAGTGGGCAGTAGATCAGTAGAAGGGCTTGCTTGGTTGTAACAGGCAGTCTTTTTTCTCCAACTCGGCCCTTCAGGGCAAAGGCCATGCCACCAGAGAGGCTGGGCCCTTAGTTCAATTCTGAGCAGCAGGACAACGAGGtctattgctgctactactagtgcTGGATGTACTGGTGCTGGTGTGGATTTGTGTGCTTTTAAATAGAGTTGCATTGCACTATATTGCACACACAGATTTAGATGAAATTCAGAATAAGATATCACCTTAACTTATCCTAAAAGCTGTGGGAGTGCACAGCCTACCTGATAATGTGTGCTTGAATATAAAAACGAATAGTTAAACCTGTTATTTATGTATATGAACTAAGCCCAACAGCAAGGGACTAATTCATCATATCAGCCCTGTGTACTGTATGTCTCCAGAGAAAACATGATACAAATAGTAGTATCACTATGTCTAGTTTAAGCTGTATTGGTGGTATCAAAGAGAAACATGGATGTGGCTACTGGTCTGAAGGAAATTATGCCTATTGACACAGTGCATCTCTCACTTCCACAGATGCATGCgcacacgcatacatacacacacaggcacacaatcattcactcacacataaacacacacacacataaatacacacacagacacacaataattcactcacacataaacacacacacacataaatacacacacagacacacaataattcactcatacacacacacacacacacacacacacacacacacacactgtacggaaacaaataaacaaacagtTTCTCTTCACAGTGCCATCAGGCATCCTTGATGTGTGCTCTGCCGAGCACGGAGTGTGCACTGCTTTGATAAACCCTTCGAACATGCCCTTTGCCAAATCATGCATCCGAGCGTGGGTGTGTTCCTTCTACCTGAGTGACAGTTGACAGCTGCTTGTTCCTTAACCACAAAAACATACATTTTGTGCATTTTCTCTTTCTATTTGTATATTGACATTCATCCAAGCTGTAACATTTTGGGATAATTTAACGTCAAGCATGCAGTGTGTTATTTCAGTCCATGTTGTCTGGTATATTTTGGGGTGGAATGAATGACTCCATTTCAGACAGCATAGCACAGTGCCATGTCTGCAGCAACGTGTGCTGTCTGTAGTCACAGTAGGTGATGGCACATTGTGTACTGACCTGTCCAGAGATCTCCCACAGTTAGATAATCTTTCATCCTAAATAGTGAAATACTAGGTAGGACTGGGGTTCATTGGGTGTTTACATGATTTCATGGAGAGAAAACTATAACAGCCAGCAAATTCAAAGTCAAAATGCATCACATACAGTATTCACATACAGTACTTCAACAggcagcactgaaataaaatactgaaactcctctacctctatctatGTTGCAGTTTATCTCTGACTATATGTGAAAACACCCTTGAGTGGTACCGTGTTCCACAACATCAGCATCAACATGCTATATTATCCAAAACAATGCAGCATTACAAGGGTTACATAATGCCTTTTTACTGCTTCTGAGACCCACCTCTCCCTAGGCATCTGGTGGTTGGGGTTGTGGTGGCAGCGGATGCTGAGGCCAAAGAGCTTGCGGGCAGTACGCTGGATCTTGAGCCTCTGGGTTTCCAGGGAGCTCTGGAGCAGGCGGTAGCGGGCCTGCAGGTCCCAGTCACTGCCCCACAGGAGGTGGACACTGCTGACCGGCAGGAAGTGGGTGGAGGGCAGCCTCTTCAGGAACGACTTAAACTCgtctggaggagggagagagagggagggagggtgagtaaGAGATATTGAGAGAAACAGACAAAGACTGTCTGTTGTCAGTGTAACCTTGGGTCAGTCATCTTTTCTTTCAGTTCTCAAGTATTTTTTCTCTAGTATGGGTTTCAACTGAAGCTGAGGTGGCATCATAATTTTCTACCACATGCCTTGAATTAAGCTCTCAAAATACCATTGGCATTTATCATGTTGATACATCTGCTCAAACTAAAATACTCTCGATGAATATGAATCCACCGTTTTCTACCCTTGTTTTAAAAATGTCTATTAGCTGATACTGTAGGCACTTCATCTTAGAAATCTCTTCAGTGGATGCATTgcagccaatgaccttgagcgaCTGAAACTCATTTTGTGTGTcctctataatatatatatatatatgtgtatggcTGTCAGGTTTTATTTGGCTCCTTTTATTACTTGTTAATAAAATATAAGTACGAACCCTGTCAGGTGGATACTGAGCGATTCCCTTTGGGAGTAACCA encodes:
- the LOC129818253 gene encoding BMP/retinoic acid-inducible neural-specific protein 1-like — translated: MNPFFLAPGQECALAIEENGNSASDAWKKMNPRKTMTIYDIPGLVKTFQEPRHPPMHRLGSADTLALPAASQAISSATTQATVTTEEHTEEQNQADDCQMPSSAHESHPLSVNTDISIYLCCFPCREFARWKVRNTAIERRDLIRNPVPLMPDFQRSVRLLGRRPSTQQFIDTIIKKYGTHILISATLGGEEALTMYMAKNKLDRKLVNATQNVEALHQLASSYFIDRDGTMRKLHEIQISTNAIKVTETRTGPLGCSSYDNLDSVSSVLLQSPESKLHLQGLQVIFPEYLQEKFVQSALSYIMCNGEGEYVCRNSQCICMCSDEYPQCNCPITDIQIMENTLLGQAESWATSYKDFENSDEFKSFLKRLPSTHFLPVSSVHLLWGSDWDLQARYRLLQSSLETQRLKIQRTARKLFGLSIRCHHNPNHQMPRERSVMQWLNRVQSFLYCNENGFWGTFLESQRTCVCHTGVTLCQRPIPCIIGGNNSCAMCSLANISQCGSCNKGYKLYRGRCEPQNVDSERSEQFISFETDLDFQDLELKYLLQKMDSRLYIHTTFISNEIRLETFFDPRWRKRMSLTLKSNKNRMDYLHMINGLSMKICQMRNSSIDPMFFVYVNPFSGSHSEGWSMPFGEHGYPRWEKTRLGNSQCFNWTLLLGNRWKTFFETVHIYLRSRAKVPTGLRNDTGHGPVDLSDPNKRQIYIKISDIQVFGYSLRFNADLLRSAVQQVNQSYTQGTQFYSSSSVMLLLLDIRERINRLAPPVAPGKPQLDLFSCMLKHRLKLNNSEMIRVNHALDMYNTEILKQSDHLTTKLC